ATCAATTGCCGCAAAGACCAAAAATACTGCAAGCATCGCGGATATAATGATTAAAGCTTTTTCTTCAAACCATTTCAGCTGTTCAAAAAAGCTCATAAGTTCAAGTTTAGGAATCTCTTCTAAAAATTTCATAAACAGCCATGCTCCGACACCAAAAGCCACTGAAACCTTTAGTGTCATTTTTATACCTTCCACTAAGGTTTTAAGAGAAAAAAGCCTTTTTATACCTTTAATCGGATTTATCTTTTCAAACTTTGGAATTATCGGCTTAACGGTGAATAAAAATCCAAACTGCATTACATTGCCCAATATTCCCGCAAGAACTACAGCTCCTAACAGTGGAGCTAATAATATAAAAAAATTAAGGGCTGATTTAAGCACTATCTCAAAAACAATGTTTTTTGTTATTTCTACACCTATAAAAGAAGTATAGTACATATAAAATTTTTCTAAATAATACGTAATATATTTAAGATAAAAAATAATAACGATAATAGCAACAAATAAAACAACAAATCCGCTTGTTTCCATTGATTTCGGAACATTACCCTCTTTTCTCGCATCCTGTAGTTTTTTGGGGGTGGGATCTTCCGTTTTTTCCATATCGTCAGCCATTAAATACCTTTTCTTAAATCTTCATCAAGTATACTTTGCATTTTTTTACCGAGCTTATAATACACAAAACTAAATAAAATCACAATTACAA
This genomic interval from Nautilia profundicola AmH contains the following:
- the flhB gene encoding flagellar biosynthesis protein FlhB is translated as MADDMEKTEDPTPKKLQDARKEGNVPKSMETSGFVVLFVAIIVIIFYLKYITYYLEKFYMYYTSFIGVEITKNIVFEIVLKSALNFFILLAPLLGAVVLAGILGNVMQFGFLFTVKPIIPKFEKINPIKGIKRLFSLKTLVEGIKMTLKVSVAFGVGAWLFMKFLEEIPKLELMSFFEQLKWFEEKALIIISAMLAVFLVFAAIDFIYQRYSYKKSLRMSKQEIKDEYKQTEGNPEIKAKIRQLQREMAKKRMMSEVPKADVVITNPTHYAVAIRYDKTKDEAPRVIAKGVDNLALKIKEIAREHDIMIVENPPLARELYKLVDIDELIPQKLYKAVAEVLAFVYKAKGKV